In Leeia aquatica, a single window of DNA contains:
- a CDS encoding helix-hairpin-helix domain-containing protein: protein MPTRRSPPVNPAALKVLQVIPGVGPACALDLWQLGIHTVADLRGRDAGQLYEALCALQGCRVDRCMLYVFRCAIYYAETEHPEPAKLKWWYWKDTPT from the coding sequence ATGCCCACACGCCGCTCGCCCCCGGTCAACCCTGCAGCGTTGAAAGTCCTGCAGGTCATCCCCGGGGTCGGGCCGGCCTGTGCGCTGGACTTGTGGCAATTGGGCATCCATACGGTAGCTGACCTGCGCGGGCGGGATGCCGGGCAGCTGTATGAGGCCTTGTGTGCGCTGCAGGGCTGCCGTGTGGACCGCTGCATGTTGTATGTATTTCGTTGTGCCATTTACTATGCCGAAACCGAACATCCGGAGCCGGCCAAGCTGAAATGGTGGTATTGGAAGGACACCCCGACATGA
- a CDS encoding PQQ-dependent sugar dehydrogenase: MRATRVAVLLAAAFLSPAVWADKYPTNGECDGFPKIDVVTPKGFCVGLIADDFKFPRGLLPLPSGDLLVVDMRSWDPNKGSLWRMQRNGKQWNKTQLFSKLDRPNGLALGPDGMVYLGVVGGVMRFDPKAAQPALQAVIGGDSGIEPLQGTGRHPLVSLLFDAEGQLLVNVGSASDNCDKANGPSCAEAEGEQARGVVRRYRFDKPGGKVTGWSIYARGLRNSMALALHSSGSIWQGENSRDAINKKINLPDNNDNDLPHDEINRLIPGGSYGWPYCYDMNVNAPEFPKYDCRKQQAPVVLLPGHAAPLGMTFYTAKQFPAPWQGRLLVGFHGYRDNGHRLVAYDVAADGTPQGKPIPLIDGWGPKDTQPMGAPVDVRVGADGAVYISEDRNGTVLRLVYRGG, from the coding sequence ATGCGTGCAACACGAGTGGCCGTATTGCTGGCGGCAGCTTTTTTGTCCCCTGCGGTCTGGGCCGACAAGTATCCGACCAACGGCGAGTGTGACGGGTTCCCCAAGATCGACGTCGTGACCCCCAAGGGTTTTTGCGTCGGCCTGATCGCGGATGATTTCAAATTCCCGCGCGGCCTGCTCCCCTTGCCGAGCGGTGATCTGCTGGTGGTTGACATGCGCAGCTGGGACCCGAACAAGGGTAGCCTGTGGCGCATGCAGCGCAATGGTAAGCAGTGGAACAAGACCCAGCTTTTCAGCAAGCTGGACCGGCCCAACGGGTTGGCATTGGGGCCGGACGGCATGGTCTATCTGGGTGTGGTCGGTGGCGTGATGCGGTTCGACCCCAAAGCTGCGCAGCCTGCGCTGCAGGCCGTGATTGGCGGTGACTCGGGTATTGAACCGCTGCAAGGCACCGGTCGTCACCCCTTGGTCAGCCTGCTGTTCGATGCTGAAGGGCAACTGCTGGTCAACGTCGGCTCAGCGTCGGATAACTGTGACAAGGCCAATGGTCCCAGCTGCGCGGAAGCAGAGGGCGAACAAGCACGTGGCGTGGTGCGCCGCTACCGCTTTGACAAGCCAGGCGGCAAGGTGACCGGCTGGAGTATCTACGCACGCGGCTTGCGCAACTCCATGGCCTTGGCACTGCACAGCAGCGGCAGCATCTGGCAAGGCGAGAACAGCCGCGATGCCATCAACAAGAAAATCAATCTGCCGGATAACAATGATAACGACCTGCCGCACGATGAAATCAACCGGTTGATTCCGGGTGGCAGCTACGGCTGGCCCTACTGCTATGACATGAACGTCAATGCGCCGGAATTCCCCAAATATGACTGCCGCAAGCAACAAGCACCTGTGGTGCTGCTGCCGGGGCACGCTGCGCCGCTGGGCATGACCTTCTACACCGCCAAGCAATTCCCGGCCCCATGGCAAGGCCGCTTGCTGGTGGGCTTCCACGGCTACCGCGACAATGGTCACCGCCTGGTGGCCTATGATGTGGCTGCAGACGGCACCCCCCAAGGCAAACCCATCCCGCTGATCGACGGCTGGGGGCCGAAAGACACGCAACCGATGGGCGCGCCAGTCGATGTGCGGGTGGGGGCGGATGGCGCGGTGTACATCAGCGAAGACCGCAATGGTACGGTGTTACGGCTGGTGTATCGCGGTGGGTGA
- a CDS encoding 3-hydroxyacyl-CoA dehydrogenase/enoyl-CoA hydratase family protein, producing MATSKNFYVRKAAVLGAGVMGAQIAAHLANAGVESVLFDLPAKEGDKSAIAKKAIDNLKKLNPAPLSVASKAQLITPANYEEHMDLLKECDLVIEAIAERMDWKLDLYHKVAPFLGAQTIFASNTSGLSINKLAEALPDSMRSHFCGIHFFNPPRYMTLVEIIPATSSDATMLDNLESFLTTTLGKGVVRAKDTPNFVANRIGVFSMLATIANAAKFGIRFDVVDDLTGTRLGRAKSATFRTADVVGLDTFAHVVKTMKDSLPNDPWHPHYDIPAWLQKLIETGALGQKTKAGIYKKVGKDIQVLDPVSGEYVASGEKADESVKEILKIKNPAEKFAALRASSHPQAQFLWACFADVFQYIACHLADIANNARDVDLAIRWGFGWSVGPFETWQAAGWQQVAGWLAEDIAAGKTLSSAALPAWVSDGRSGVHSSEGSYSAATNSLQARSSLPVYQRQLAPAALVGENSKLGETVYENDGVRAWSTGDDVLVVSFKSKMNTIGSAVIDGVNAALDLAEQHYKALVIWQTDEPFSAGADLKDMAPAFMSGDFAAIEASIDRFQQTAMRLRYSSVPVVAAVRGLALGGGCEFTMHANKAVAALETYIGLVEIGVGLLPGGGGCKEAALRAAADAKGNDLLPFLKNYFQNIAMANVAKSAEEAKELGLLKASDTIVFNAYELLYVAKQEALAMAAAGFRPPAKLQGFPVAGRTGAATIKGMLVNMKEGGFISEYDYFLASIIAEVVCGGDVESGTLVDEQWILNLERKAFVMLLQQEKSQARIFNMLQTGKPLRN from the coding sequence ATGGCCACGTCCAAGAATTTCTATGTCCGCAAGGCGGCGGTGCTCGGCGCGGGTGTGATGGGAGCGCAGATTGCCGCCCATCTCGCCAATGCGGGCGTCGAGTCGGTGCTGTTTGATCTGCCCGCGAAAGAGGGCGACAAGAGTGCCATCGCCAAAAAGGCGATCGACAACCTGAAGAAGCTGAACCCGGCTCCCCTGTCGGTGGCCAGCAAGGCACAGCTGATCACCCCGGCCAACTACGAAGAGCATATGGACCTGCTCAAGGAGTGTGATCTGGTGATCGAGGCGATTGCCGAACGCATGGACTGGAAGCTGGACCTGTACCACAAGGTAGCCCCTTTCCTCGGCGCGCAAACCATTTTTGCCTCCAACACCTCTGGCCTGTCGATCAACAAGCTGGCTGAGGCGCTGCCGGATTCGATGCGCAGCCACTTCTGCGGCATCCACTTCTTCAATCCGCCGCGCTACATGACGCTGGTGGAAATCATCCCGGCCACCAGCAGCGATGCAACCATGCTGGACAATCTGGAATCCTTCCTGACTACCACCCTGGGCAAGGGCGTGGTGCGCGCCAAGGACACCCCGAACTTTGTGGCCAACCGCATCGGCGTGTTCTCCATGCTGGCGACCATTGCCAACGCTGCCAAGTTTGGTATCCGTTTTGACGTGGTGGACGACCTGACCGGAACCCGGCTGGGGCGCGCCAAGTCGGCGACCTTCCGTACGGCAGACGTGGTGGGGCTGGATACCTTTGCCCACGTTGTCAAGACCATGAAGGATAGCCTGCCGAACGACCCGTGGCATCCGCACTACGATATCCCGGCCTGGCTGCAAAAGCTGATCGAGACCGGTGCGCTGGGTCAGAAAACCAAGGCCGGTATCTACAAGAAGGTCGGCAAGGACATTCAGGTGCTCGACCCGGTGAGCGGCGAGTACGTGGCGTCTGGCGAAAAGGCCGACGAGTCGGTGAAAGAGATCCTCAAGATCAAGAACCCGGCCGAGAAATTTGCCGCACTGCGCGCCAGCAGCCACCCACAAGCCCAGTTCCTGTGGGCCTGCTTTGCCGATGTATTCCAGTACATTGCCTGCCACCTGGCGGATATTGCCAACAATGCACGCGATGTGGACCTGGCCATCCGCTGGGGCTTTGGCTGGAGCGTGGGTCCGTTCGAGACCTGGCAAGCGGCAGGCTGGCAGCAAGTGGCGGGTTGGCTGGCAGAAGACATCGCAGCAGGCAAAACCCTGTCCAGCGCAGCGCTGCCGGCATGGGTGAGCGATGGTCGTAGCGGTGTACACAGCAGCGAAGGCTCCTACTCTGCGGCGACCAACAGCCTGCAAGCCCGCTCCAGCCTGCCGGTCTATCAGCGTCAACTGGCACCGGCTGCATTGGTGGGTGAGAACAGCAAGCTGGGTGAAACCGTTTACGAAAACGATGGCGTGCGTGCCTGGAGCACCGGTGACGATGTGCTGGTGGTGTCGTTCAAGTCCAAGATGAACACCATCGGTAGCGCGGTGATCGACGGCGTGAACGCAGCGCTGGATCTGGCCGAGCAGCACTACAAGGCGCTGGTGATCTGGCAGACCGATGAGCCGTTCTCGGCGGGCGCGGACCTGAAAGACATGGCACCGGCCTTCATGTCGGGCGACTTTGCCGCCATTGAAGCTTCGATTGACCGCTTCCAGCAGACCGCCATGCGCCTGCGCTACTCCAGCGTGCCGGTGGTGGCTGCCGTGCGTGGCTTGGCGCTGGGCGGTGGCTGCGAGTTCACTATGCACGCCAACAAGGCGGTGGCTGCGCTGGAAACCTATATCGGTCTGGTGGAAATTGGCGTTGGCCTGCTGCCGGGCGGCGGTGGCTGCAAGGAGGCTGCTCTGCGTGCCGCAGCGGATGCCAAGGGCAACGACCTGCTGCCGTTCCTGAAAAACTACTTCCAGAATATCGCCATGGCCAATGTGGCGAAAAGTGCGGAAGAAGCCAAGGAGCTGGGCCTGCTGAAGGCGAGCGACACCATCGTCTTCAATGCCTACGAGCTGCTGTATGTGGCCAAGCAAGAAGCGCTGGCGATGGCTGCGGCAGGCTTCCGCCCGCCGGCCAAACTGCAGGGATTCCCGGTCGCCGGTCGTACTGGCGCGGCCACCATCAAGGGCATGCTGGTCAACATGAAAGAAGGTGGCTTCATCAGCGAGTATGACTACTTCCTGGCCTCGATCATCGCAGAAGTGGTGTGCGGTGGCGACGTGGAAAGCGGTACGCTGGTCGATGAGCAATGGATTCTCAATCTGGAGCGCAAGGCATTCGTGATGCTGCTGCAACAGGAAAAGTCGCAAGCGCGGATTTTCAACATGCTGCAAACCGGCAAGCCGCTGCGTAATTGA
- the argS gene encoding arginine--tRNA ligase, translating into MTLQHMLSQRVQAALTAAGAPEAQAMLQPAARSEFGDYQANGVMSAAKQLKMNPRQLAQQVVDALDLTGIADKVEIAGPGFINIHLSPAFLAQQVMSARADAKLGVEPLPPQKVMVEYSSTNLAKEMHVGHLRSTIIGDAMARVLDFLGQQVIRQNHVGDWGTQFGMLIAHLLEHIEAGDSELALGDLEVFYREAKVRFDADPVFADRARQYVVQLQAGEPQVLALWQQFLDVSMSHCDAVYQKLGVQLTRADVRGESAYNDDLPVLVAELKAKGLLTESDGAQVVYLDAFKGRDGEAQAYIIQKKDGGYLYSTTDLAAIRYRVQQLQLDRCLYVVDARQALHFQQLYTVAEQAGWKPAALQLEHVAFGTMMGKDNKPFKTRSGDTVKLIELLDEAEERAFAVVSEKNPDLPEVERRRIAPVVGIGAVKYADLSKHRTSDYVFDWDSMLAFEGNTAPYLQYAYARVCSIFRKVDAFDAAAPVQLQEAAERGLALVLAQFADTLHQTARDSCPHYLCAYLYQLAAQYMRFYESCPVLKSEGAVQQSRLQLCRLTADTLRTGLGLLGIEVLETM; encoded by the coding sequence ATGACTTTGCAACACATGCTTTCACAGCGGGTTCAGGCTGCGCTGACCGCCGCAGGCGCGCCGGAGGCGCAGGCCATGCTGCAACCGGCGGCGCGCTCGGAGTTTGGTGACTATCAGGCCAATGGTGTGATGTCTGCCGCCAAGCAATTGAAAATGAACCCGCGCCAGCTGGCGCAGCAGGTGGTCGATGCGCTGGACCTGACGGGGATTGCCGACAAGGTGGAGATTGCCGGCCCCGGCTTCATCAATATCCACCTGTCCCCTGCTTTCCTTGCCCAGCAAGTGATGAGCGCTCGCGCCGATGCCAAGCTGGGGGTGGAGCCGCTGCCGCCGCAAAAGGTGATGGTGGAGTACTCTTCCACCAACCTGGCCAAGGAAATGCATGTTGGCCATCTGCGCTCCACCATCATTGGTGATGCCATGGCACGGGTGCTGGATTTCCTCGGGCAGCAGGTGATCCGGCAAAATCACGTCGGCGACTGGGGAACCCAGTTCGGCATGCTGATTGCCCACCTGCTGGAGCATATCGAGGCGGGTGACAGCGAGCTGGCGCTGGGTGATCTGGAAGTGTTCTACCGCGAAGCCAAGGTCCGCTTTGATGCGGACCCGGTGTTTGCCGACCGCGCCCGGCAGTATGTGGTACAGCTGCAGGCCGGTGAGCCGCAGGTGCTGGCTTTGTGGCAACAGTTCCTAGACGTGTCGATGAGCCATTGTGATGCGGTATACCAGAAGCTGGGCGTGCAGCTGACGCGGGCTGATGTCCGTGGTGAATCCGCTTACAACGATGACCTGCCGGTACTGGTGGCCGAGCTGAAGGCAAAAGGTCTGTTGACCGAGAGCGATGGCGCGCAGGTGGTGTATCTGGATGCCTTCAAGGGCCGCGACGGCGAAGCCCAAGCCTACATCATCCAGAAAAAGGATGGCGGCTATCTGTATTCCACCACCGATCTGGCCGCGATCCGCTACCGGGTACAGCAGCTGCAGCTGGACCGCTGTCTCTATGTGGTGGATGCCCGCCAGGCGCTGCATTTCCAGCAGCTGTATACCGTAGCTGAGCAGGCAGGCTGGAAGCCTGCCGCCCTGCAGCTGGAGCATGTGGCTTTCGGCACCATGATGGGCAAGGACAACAAGCCGTTCAAGACCCGCTCTGGCGATACGGTGAAGCTGATCGAACTGCTGGATGAAGCCGAAGAGCGGGCGTTTGCGGTGGTCAGCGAGAAAAACCCGGATCTGCCGGAAGTCGAGCGCAGGCGCATTGCGCCGGTGGTAGGGATCGGCGCGGTGAAATACGCTGACCTCTCCAAGCACCGTACCAGCGACTATGTATTCGACTGGGACAGCATGCTGGCGTTTGAAGGCAATACTGCACCTTATCTGCAATACGCCTATGCGCGGGTGTGCAGCATCTTCCGCAAGGTGGATGCATTTGATGCTGCGGCACCGGTGCAGTTGCAAGAGGCTGCTGAGCGCGGGCTGGCGCTGGTGCTGGCCCAGTTTGCCGATACCCTGCACCAGACCGCGCGTGACAGTTGCCCGCATTACCTGTGTGCCTACCTGTACCAGCTGGCAGCGCAGTATATGCGCTTCTACGAATCCTGCCCGGTGCTGAAGAGCGAAGGCGCGGTGCAGCAGAGCCGCTTGCAGCTGTGCCGCTTGACGGCGGATACCCTGCGCACTGGTCTGGGCCTGCTTGGCATTGAGGTGCTGGAGACCATGTAA
- a CDS encoding integration host factor subunit beta, with the protein MTKSELIAKLAMRYPQLVAKDAELAVKAILDTMAQGLAEGQRIEIRGFGSFDLNYRPPRTGRNPKSGSKVEVPPKYVPHFKAGKELRERVDSTIARED; encoded by the coding sequence ATGACGAAATCCGAGTTGATAGCCAAGCTCGCGATGCGTTATCCGCAACTGGTCGCCAAGGATGCCGAGTTGGCGGTCAAAGCGATCCTCGACACCATGGCTCAGGGCTTGGCCGAGGGCCAGCGCATCGAGATTCGTGGTTTTGGCAGTTTTGACCTGAACTACCGGCCGCCCCGTACGGGACGGAATCCGAAGTCGGGCAGCAAGGTGGAAGTGCCACCCAAATATGTCCCCCACTTCAAGGCGGGCAAGGAATTGCGTGAGCGCGTCGATAGCACGATAGCTCGGGAAGACTGA
- a CDS encoding TetR/AcrR family transcriptional regulator, with translation MLDAAEVLFAEHGFAGTSLRMITQRASVNLASVNYHFGSKEALLQEVFSRRLDPLVQQCCQRLLQQQAAGPVPVASAMAIFLETAQQQVWSRGRDGGRFVRLLSRAFIEPHPALQGVLPKHFAPLVMAYKTVLREALPLLDEATLMWRLHLAFGTLFHALAGNDALQMVARCETVDADDQRMVMQQILPFLSGGMQAGTG, from the coding sequence ATGCTGGATGCCGCCGAGGTATTGTTCGCGGAGCATGGCTTTGCCGGTACCTCGCTGCGGATGATCACCCAGCGGGCTTCTGTCAACCTGGCTTCGGTGAATTACCACTTCGGCTCCAAGGAAGCCTTGCTGCAAGAAGTGTTCAGTCGCCGGTTGGACCCCTTGGTGCAGCAATGCTGCCAGCGCTTGTTGCAGCAGCAGGCTGCCGGGCCGGTCCCGGTGGCGAGCGCGATGGCCATTTTTCTGGAGACGGCGCAGCAGCAGGTCTGGAGCCGGGGGCGGGACGGCGGGCGGTTTGTCCGCTTGCTGTCGCGGGCTTTCATTGAGCCGCATCCTGCGCTGCAAGGGGTGCTGCCCAAACATTTTGCACCGCTGGTCATGGCATACAAGACGGTGCTGCGTGAAGCGCTGCCACTGCTGGATGAAGCCACCTTGATGTGGCGCCTGCACTTGGCGTTTGGCACCTTGTTCCACGCCCTGGCCGGCAATGATGCGCTGCAGATGGTCGCCCGCTGCGAAACGGTGGATGCAGACGATCAGCGCATGGTGATGCAGCAGATACTCCCTTTCCTCTCCGGCGGGATGCAGGCTGGGACGGGGTGA
- the rpsA gene encoding 30S ribosomal protein S1, producing the protein MESFAALFEESLQRQEMRAGEVITAEVVSVDHNFVVVNAGLKSESLIPVDEFKDDKGELTVKPGDFVQVAIDSLENGYGETKLSRDKAKRLAAWLDLEVALAENKVMNGVISGKVKGGLTVMINGIRAFLPGSLVDIRPIKDTTPFEGKPIDFKVIKLDRKRNNVVVSRRAVLEESQGAERQALLANLKEGAVVKGIVKNITDYGAFVDLGGIDGLLHITDLAWRRVKHPSEVLTVGDEVEAKVLKFDQEKNRVSLGLKQLGDDPWIGLSRRYPQSTRLFGKVTNLTDYGAFVEIEQGIEGLVHVSEMDWTNKNVHPSKVVSLGDEVEVMILEIDEDRRRISLGMKQCMSNPWDDFAATYKKGDKIKGTIKSITDFGIFIGLPGGIDGLVHLSDLSWSLPGEEAVRSFKKGDEVEAVVLSIDVERERISMGIKQLDGDPFNNYIAINDKGSVVKGTVKSLDAKGAVVVLEGDVEGYLRATEVSRERVEDIRSVLKEGDEVEAMIINVDRKNRSINLSVKAKDMSDESEAMKALESSGTAGTTNLGALLKAKLDGRNAE; encoded by the coding sequence ATGGAAAGCTTCGCCGCCCTGTTCGAAGAAAGCCTGCAACGTCAGGAAATGCGCGCAGGTGAAGTGATCACCGCTGAAGTGGTGAGCGTGGACCACAACTTCGTGGTGGTGAACGCCGGTCTGAAGTCCGAATCGCTGATTCCGGTCGACGAATTCAAGGACGACAAGGGCGAGCTGACCGTCAAGCCGGGCGACTTCGTACAGGTTGCCATTGATTCGCTGGAAAACGGCTACGGTGAAACCAAGCTGTCCCGCGACAAGGCCAAGCGCCTGGCAGCATGGCTGGATCTGGAAGTGGCTCTGGCTGAAAACAAGGTGATGAATGGCGTGATCAGCGGCAAGGTCAAGGGTGGCCTGACCGTGATGATCAACGGCATCCGTGCCTTCCTGCCGGGTTCGCTGGTCGACATTCGCCCGATCAAGGACACCACGCCGTTCGAAGGCAAGCCGATCGACTTCAAGGTCATCAAGCTGGATCGCAAGCGCAACAACGTGGTGGTTTCCCGCCGCGCTGTGCTGGAAGAAAGCCAAGGCGCAGAACGTCAAGCACTGCTGGCCAACCTGAAGGAAGGCGCAGTGGTCAAGGGTATCGTCAAGAACATCACCGACTACGGTGCGTTCGTCGACCTGGGTGGCATCGATGGTCTGCTGCACATCACCGACTTGGCATGGCGCCGCGTCAAGCACCCGTCCGAAGTGCTGACGGTGGGCGACGAAGTCGAAGCCAAGGTGCTGAAGTTCGATCAAGAGAAGAACCGCGTTTCGCTGGGTCTGAAGCAGCTGGGCGACGATCCGTGGATCGGTCTGTCCCGTCGCTACCCGCAAAGCACCCGCCTGTTCGGCAAGGTGACCAACCTGACCGACTACGGTGCATTTGTTGAGATCGAACAGGGTATCGAAGGTCTGGTGCACGTGTCCGAAATGGACTGGACCAACAAGAACGTTCACCCGTCCAAGGTGGTGTCGCTGGGCGACGAAGTCGAAGTCATGATCCTCGAGATCGACGAAGACCGCCGTCGTATCAGCCTGGGCATGAAGCAATGCATGTCCAACCCGTGGGACGATTTCGCCGCCACGTACAAGAAGGGCGACAAGATCAAGGGTACCATCAAGTCGATCACCGACTTCGGTATCTTCATTGGTCTGCCGGGTGGCATCGACGGTCTGGTACACCTGTCCGACCTGTCCTGGAGCCTGCCGGGCGAAGAAGCCGTTCGTTCCTTCAAGAAGGGCGACGAAGTGGAAGCCGTGGTGCTGTCGATCGACGTGGAGCGCGAGCGCATCTCCATGGGCATCAAGCAGCTGGACGGGGATCCGTTCAACAACTACATCGCCATCAACGACAAGGGCTCCGTGGTGAAGGGTACTGTGAAGTCCCTGGACGCCAAGGGTGCTGTTGTGGTCCTGGAAGGTGATGTGGAAGGCTACCTGCGTGCTACCGAAGTCTCCCGCGAACGCGTGGAAGACATCCGCTCGGTGCTGAAGGAAGGTGACGAAGTCGAAGCCATGATCATCAACGTTGATCGTAAGAACCGCTCGATCAACCTGTCGGTCAAGGCCAAGGACATGTCGGATGAGTCCGAAGCCATGAAGGCGCTGGAATCTTCCGGCACCGCTGGCACCACCAACCTGGGCGCACTGCTGAAGGCCAAACTCGACGGTCGCAACGCCGAGTAA
- the nemA gene encoding N-ethylmaleimide reductase, which yields MLDKLLTPLQIGAVTANNRVLMAPLTRLRNTEPGDLPTPLMAEYYAQRASAGLIVSEATHISPQGKGYAGAPGIYNDAQVHAWKDVTDAVHQAGGKIALQLWHVGRISHTSLQPGGAAPVAPSAIQADSNTTIRNATGQLERVPTSLPRALETAELPALVEDYAQATERARAAGFDMVEIHAANGYLLNQFLATESNQRSDAYGGSIENRARLVLEVLDAVIASWDAKHVGIRISPHGLFNDTQDSEADSMAYYLAEAFAKRGIAYLHLSEPDWGGAPELSEAFRKGLRERFPGVIIGSGGYQADDADQLIQSGLIDAVAFGRSFIANPDLPARFQAGATLNPLRAETLYGGGAEGYTDYPAL from the coding sequence ATGCTGGACAAACTGTTGACCCCCCTGCAAATCGGTGCCGTAACCGCGAACAACCGCGTACTGATGGCGCCACTGACCCGCTTGCGCAATACGGAACCCGGCGACCTGCCGACGCCACTGATGGCGGAATACTACGCCCAGCGTGCCAGCGCAGGCCTGATCGTTTCCGAAGCCACCCACATCTCCCCGCAGGGCAAAGGCTACGCCGGGGCACCGGGCATCTATAATGACGCCCAGGTCCATGCTTGGAAGGATGTCACCGATGCCGTACACCAGGCGGGAGGCAAGATTGCACTGCAGCTGTGGCATGTAGGTCGCATTTCGCACACCTCGCTGCAACCGGGCGGTGCCGCCCCCGTCGCCCCATCCGCCATTCAGGCCGACAGCAACACCACCATCCGTAATGCAACAGGGCAACTGGAACGGGTGCCGACCAGCCTGCCGCGTGCACTGGAAACCGCAGAGCTGCCAGCGCTGGTTGAAGACTATGCACAGGCCACTGAACGCGCCCGCGCCGCGGGTTTCGACATGGTGGAAATCCATGCCGCCAATGGCTACCTGCTGAACCAGTTTCTCGCCACGGAAAGTAACCAGCGTAGCGATGCATATGGCGGTTCCATCGAAAACCGCGCGCGCTTGGTACTGGAAGTGCTGGATGCGGTGATCGCCAGCTGGGATGCCAAGCATGTGGGCATTCGCATTTCGCCGCACGGTCTGTTCAATGACACCCAGGATAGCGAAGCGGACAGCATGGCCTACTACCTGGCCGAAGCGTTTGCCAAGCGCGGTATCGCTTACCTGCACCTGTCCGAACCCGACTGGGGTGGTGCACCGGAGCTGAGCGAGGCTTTCCGCAAGGGCCTGCGTGAGCGCTTCCCCGGTGTCATCATCGGTTCCGGTGGCTATCAGGCGGACGATGCCGACCAGCTGATCCAGAGCGGCCTGATCGACGCCGTCGCCTTTGGTCGCAGCTTCATCGCCAACCCGGACCTGCCTGCCCGCTTCCAGGCTGGCGCCACACTCAACCCGCTGCGTGCCGAAACGCTATACGGCGGCGGTGCCGAAGGGTATACCGATTACCCGGCGCTGTAA
- a CDS encoding TetR/AcrR family transcriptional regulator: MSRHIDTRNHLLDTGSQIILGRGFSAVGLAEILGTAEVPKGSFYHYFASKEAFGVAMLQRYFAEYLTLLRQRLTREEGTAHERLLGYYQQWVANHQANCSGGGCLAVKLSGEVADLSEPMREALAEGMHGVCGLIADCIIQGQQEGSITTAQAAPELAASLYSLWVGSALLSKVQRSLLPLQLALQQTRLLLQAP; this comes from the coding sequence ATGAGCCGCCACATCGACACCCGCAACCACCTGCTGGACACCGGATCCCAGATCATTCTGGGCCGCGGCTTCTCTGCGGTGGGTCTGGCTGAAATCCTGGGTACCGCAGAGGTACCCAAGGGGTCGTTCTACCACTACTTCGCCTCCAAGGAGGCATTTGGGGTGGCCATGCTGCAACGCTACTTCGCCGAGTATCTGACCCTGCTGCGCCAAAGGCTGACTCGCGAGGAAGGCACCGCCCATGAGCGCCTGCTGGGCTATTACCAGCAGTGGGTCGCCAACCATCAAGCCAATTGCAGTGGTGGGGGATGCCTCGCTGTCAAACTCTCTGGCGAAGTAGCCGACCTCTCCGAGCCGATGCGGGAAGCCCTGGCTGAAGGCATGCATGGGGTTTGCGGGCTCATTGCCGACTGCATTATTCAAGGCCAACAGGAAGGCTCCATTACGACGGCACAGGCCGCACCCGAGCTGGCCGCCTCCCTGTACAGCCTGTGGGTGGGCAGTGCCTTGCTGAGCAAGGTACAGCGCAGCCTCTTGCCATTGCAACTCGCATTACAACAAACCCGCCTGCTGCTGCAGGCCCCCTGA
- the cmk gene encoding (d)CMP kinase — protein MTSTIPVIAIDGPTASGKGTVAQRAAQALGFHYLDSGSLYRLVALVALNQEILLDDEPRLTAVAATLDVRFEGEHILLSGSDVAHAIRHERVGMAASKLSVLGGVRQALLQRQRDFCQLPGLVADGRDMGSVVFPDAGLKIFLTASAEIRAERRHKQLINKGNGANLTDVLRDIMDRDARDSSRAVAPLKHHSDSMLLDTSHLTIDDAVAFVVRAYRSSEPRHG, from the coding sequence ATGACGTCGACGATTCCGGTGATTGCCATTGATGGCCCAACGGCCTCGGGCAAGGGCACGGTAGCGCAACGCGCCGCACAAGCCCTCGGTTTTCATTATCTGGATTCCGGTTCGCTGTACCGGCTGGTCGCGCTGGTGGCGCTGAACCAGGAAATCCTGCTGGACGATGAACCCAGGCTGACCGCGGTGGCGGCGACGCTGGATGTGCGCTTTGAGGGCGAGCATATCCTGCTGAGCGGGAGCGATGTGGCGCACGCGATACGCCACGAGCGGGTAGGGATGGCCGCCAGCAAGCTCTCGGTGCTGGGGGGGGTGCGCCAGGCGCTGTTGCAGCGACAGCGCGATTTTTGCCAGCTGCCCGGGCTGGTAGCGGATGGCCGCGACATGGGCTCGGTGGTGTTTCCGGACGCCGGGCTGAAGATTTTTCTGACCGCCAGCGCCGAGATTCGGGCGGAACGGCGGCATAAGCAGTTGATCAATAAGGGGAATGGTGCTAATCTGACGGATGTTCTACGGGACATCATGGACCGCGACGCGCGCGATAGCAGCCGAGCGGTAGCCCCGTTGAAGCACCATTCGGATTCGATGCTGCTCGATACATCCCATCTGACCATCGACGACGCTGTCGCCTTTGTGGTCCGGGCATACCGCTCATCAGAACCTCGACATGGCTAG